One genomic region from Desulfobaccales bacterium encodes:
- a CDS encoding MMPL family transporter produces the protein MSKALFRSAWLIILFSLLMTAFSVYYALNHLSMRTSRGDLVGSNLRIMQLSEVMDRQFGSRDNLAVVVENSDPKHSVQFVEALAAELALYPQNFREIFYRVDPQKFKHWALLYLGQKELLELKGKFSEHQKELRALAADPRLNRFFQVVNEELTRAMLGELFTGFLKEGQEKAKIPDLGLLQATLNQLEISLTGGGAFDSPFKSIFPGGMADLNQAGYFFTENDKYLLLLVTTRQEDHTEAAEDLKLLRQVLDRVKARFPGIQAGVTGPGALEADEMSEAMADVGLASWVSLVGQMLLMILFFRSLKRTLVQGAVLFIGLCWTFGVAALAVGHLNLLSIVFGPLLLGITVDFGIHWYSRLEEEQGREPLCTRGNLACTIRHASPGIFYAALTAVVSVAPLIFTGFKGLEELGLIITLGILVNIFAFLVLLPALAIVTERWTSGPFEVECGGTPRSFLSLRWRRPGLVAALGLVITVIGGVSLFHVPFDLNPLHLQNPRTESVVWEQKLIRESKYSTTYGAMTVSSIKDLPRLTEALKKLDSVSHVESILSFLPGQVKDKQRLLAELKPLVTGVDFAAGPPSPSGPIELASILGSIRFKLSRAVESHWEPEDKPIQEKLSEVNRSLLRLIPLLKQGTNPQTATRLADFEQKFFSDLHDQWDFLRANTDRAMRPPRLEDLPQNVRERFISPEGQYLIRIFPSRDIWNPEPLGEFVRDLRGIDPNVIGDPVLLYVFTLAFRNACLWAAGVSLLGIALMVAFLLRSLRLTILALVPLIVGTSLTLSLMWLLEVPFNQANVLFLPLILGEAVEYGIIILVRWQQEKSARVITLPAGTAKGVLLAALTTAVGFGSLMISGHHGTFTLGLLSAVGSLSVLLAALSVLPALLRLLRERHPAP, from the coding sequence TTGAGCAAGGCGCTATTCCGCAGCGCCTGGCTGATAATTCTGTTTAGCCTCTTGATGACGGCGTTCTCCGTCTACTATGCCTTGAACCACTTGTCGATGCGGACCAGCCGGGGCGACCTGGTGGGCTCCAACCTTCGTATTATGCAGTTGAGTGAAGTAATGGATCGACAATTCGGCTCCCGGGATAATCTCGCCGTGGTAGTGGAGAATTCCGACCCAAAGCATAGCGTCCAGTTTGTTGAGGCCCTGGCGGCAGAATTGGCGCTCTACCCTCAAAACTTTCGGGAGATATTCTATCGGGTTGATCCGCAAAAGTTCAAGCATTGGGCTTTGCTTTATCTGGGACAGAAGGAGCTGCTCGAACTCAAGGGCAAGTTCTCCGAGCATCAAAAGGAGTTGCGAGCCCTAGCCGCCGATCCCCGCCTTAACCGGTTCTTTCAAGTGGTTAACGAAGAGCTCACCCGGGCCATGTTGGGGGAGCTCTTTACCGGGTTTTTAAAAGAAGGACAGGAAAAAGCGAAGATTCCCGATCTTGGGCTGCTGCAAGCCACCCTTAACCAACTGGAGATAAGCCTGACCGGGGGCGGAGCGTTTGACTCACCTTTTAAAAGTATTTTCCCCGGAGGGATGGCCGACCTGAACCAGGCAGGCTACTTTTTTACGGAGAACGATAAGTATCTGCTGCTTTTGGTGACTACCCGGCAAGAAGACCATACCGAGGCCGCCGAAGATTTAAAGCTGCTGCGACAGGTCCTGGATCGGGTTAAAGCCCGCTTTCCAGGCATCCAGGCCGGGGTTACCGGCCCCGGAGCCTTGGAAGCTGATGAAATGTCCGAGGCCATGGCCGATGTTGGACTCGCCTCCTGGGTGTCCCTCGTCGGGCAAATGTTATTAATGATCCTCTTTTTCCGCAGCCTGAAAAGAACCCTGGTACAAGGAGCGGTCCTGTTTATTGGGCTGTGCTGGACTTTCGGCGTCGCGGCCCTCGCGGTGGGGCACCTGAACCTGCTCTCCATTGTCTTTGGACCTCTGTTGCTGGGAATCACCGTGGACTTCGGTATCCACTGGTATTCCCGCCTGGAGGAGGAACAGGGTCGGGAACCGCTCTGCACCAGGGGCAACCTGGCCTGCACCATCAGACACGCCTCCCCGGGAATCTTTTATGCCGCCCTGACCGCGGTGGTCTCGGTGGCCCCCTTGATATTTACCGGGTTTAAAGGATTGGAAGAACTGGGACTCATCATTACCTTGGGTATCCTGGTCAACATATTTGCTTTTCTGGTTTTGCTGCCGGCTCTGGCAATCGTGACCGAACGATGGACCTCCGGACCTTTTGAAGTAGAATGCGGCGGCACACCTCGTTCCTTTCTTTCCCTGAGGTGGCGGCGGCCAGGCCTGGTGGCAGCCTTGGGATTGGTCATCACGGTCATAGGCGGGGTTAGCCTGTTTCACGTTCCTTTTGACTTAAACCCGTTGCACCTGCAAAATCCCCGAACCGAGTCCGTAGTCTGGGAACAGAAGCTCATTCGGGAGTCCAAATACTCAACCACTTATGGGGCTATGACAGTTAGTAGCATCAAGGATCTGCCGCGCCTGACGGAGGCCTTGAAAAAGCTGGACAGCGTCTCCCACGTGGAGTCCATCCTATCTTTCCTGCCTGGCCAGGTGAAAGACAAGCAACGTCTGTTGGCTGAACTGAAGCCCTTGGTGACCGGGGTAGATTTTGCTGCCGGCCCGCCAAGCCCTTCGGGCCCAATAGAACTTGCCTCTATCCTGGGGAGTATCCGGTTCAAGCTGTCGCGTGCCGTGGAAAGCCATTGGGAGCCTGAGGATAAGCCCATCCAGGAGAAGCTTAGCGAAGTCAACCGTTCGCTTTTGCGCCTTATCCCTCTCTTAAAGCAGGGAACCAATCCCCAGACCGCCACGCGCCTGGCAGATTTTGAGCAAAAATTTTTCTCCGATCTGCACGACCAATGGGACTTTTTGCGGGCTAATACGGATCGGGCCATGAGACCGCCGCGCCTTGAGGATTTGCCCCAAAATGTGCGCGAGCGCTTCATCAGCCCCGAGGGGCAGTATCTTATCCGGATCTTCCCTTCCCGGGATATTTGGAATCCTGAGCCTTTAGGGGAATTTGTGCGCGACTTAAGGGGCATAGACCCTAACGTCATCGGGGACCCGGTGTTACTTTATGTATTCACCTTGGCGTTTCGCAACGCCTGTCTCTGGGCGGCCGGGGTTTCCCTCTTAGGCATTGCCTTGATGGTAGCGTTCCTGCTGCGAAGTTTGCGGCTGACGATCCTGGCCTTGGTCCCTCTGATAGTGGGGACCTCATTAACCTTGAGCCTGATGTGGCTTTTGGAGGTCCCTTTTAACCAGGCTAATGTGCTCTTTTTACCGCTGATACTGGGAGAAGCTGTAGAGTACGGTATTATCATCCTGGTGCGCTGGCAACAGGAAAAATCGGCTCGGGTCATCACCTTACCTGCGGGTACCGCCAAAGGGGTTCTTTTAGCCGCGTTGACTACCGCCGTGGGTTTCGGCAGCTTAATGATTTCGGGCCACCATGGCACCTTTACCTTGGGGCTCTTGTCCGCGGTAGGCAGCCTGAGTGTTTTGCTGGCCGCATTGAGCGTCTTGCCAGCGCTCCTCCGGCTGTTAAGAGAGCGTCATCCTGCACCCTAG
- the larB gene encoding nickel pincer cofactor biosynthesis protein LarB, whose product MDKKILKQLLEEVRAGRVPVTEALKRLRTLPFEDLGFARVDHHRQLRQSFPEVVFAAGKSLEQIRGILTSLSARSDNILVTRLEPDMAAALTSDFPGVRYYPDSRALTLSRGEIPDRGRGLILVISAGTSDIPVSEEALVTARIMGHRAEALYDVGVAGLHRLLAHQDLLAQATCFIVVAGMEGALPSVVAGLVDRPVVAVPTSIGYGASFGGLAALLAMLNSCATGLAVVNIDNGFGAGYLAAMINRKD is encoded by the coding sequence ATGGATAAGAAAATCCTGAAACAGTTGTTGGAGGAGGTCCGAGCCGGGCGGGTGCCGGTGACTGAGGCCCTGAAGCGTCTTCGCACCCTGCCCTTTGAAGACCTGGGGTTCGCCCGGGTGGATCATCACCGCCAACTCCGGCAAAGTTTCCCCGAAGTAGTGTTCGCCGCGGGTAAGAGTCTGGAACAGATCCGGGGCATCCTTACGTCCCTGAGCGCTCGCTCGGATAACATCCTGGTGACCCGTCTGGAGCCGGACATGGCCGCGGCGCTCACGTCCGACTTTCCGGGCGTCCGTTATTATCCCGACTCCCGGGCGTTAACCCTCAGCCGGGGAGAAATCCCCGACCGGGGCCGGGGTCTGATCCTGGTGATTTCGGCTGGCACCTCGGACATTCCCGTGTCCGAAGAGGCCCTGGTCACCGCCCGCATCATGGGCCACCGCGCGGAAGCCCTGTACGATGTGGGGGTGGCAGGCCTGCACCGCCTCCTGGCGCACCAGGATTTGCTGGCCCAGGCCACCTGCTTCATCGTGGTGGCGGGCATGGAAGGGGCGCTCCCCAGCGTGGTGGCGGGCCTGGTGGACCGGCCGGTGGTCGCGGTGCCAACCAGCATCGGTTACGGCGCCTCCTTCGGCGGCCTGGCCGCGCTTTTAGCCATGCTCAATTCCTGCGCCACGGGCCTTGCGGTGGTGAACATCGACAACGGCTTTGGCGCCGGCTACCTGGCGGCCATGATTAACCGGAAGGATTAG
- the hpnI gene encoding bacteriohopanetetrol glucosamine biosynthesis glycosyltransferase HpnI, with amino-acid sequence MAYLFILLLAAAWFYQFLALVSLWRFFQSPPPAPPVATGPGITVLKPLKGLGSLSKECLASFLAQTYQPFQVLFGVREADDPVVALLVELQQAYPRCDLEIVVCPEDLGLNPKISTLQQLLPRARYDLLVVADGDVKVDPDYLAQVAAAFREPGLGLVSCPYRAGRPQTLGAALEAMTIAADFIPSVAAATSVEEIRFALGATMALTRQALTASGGFAPLADFLADDYQLGYRVAQTGLQVLILPYVVETNNPEMSLAAYLAHQLRWARTYRVCRPGGYLAYGITHALVYSLAVLVAAGLAPWAWGLVAATLMLRGVVAGFSERLCLKGDLPWWALGLLPLKDLLSFGLWLASFLGSRVSWGERNFRVTPEGKLELW; translated from the coding sequence ATGGCTTATCTGTTTATTCTCCTGCTGGCGGCAGCCTGGTTCTACCAATTTCTGGCGTTGGTCTCCTTGTGGCGGTTTTTTCAGTCCCCTCCCCCTGCCCCACCGGTTGCCACTGGCCCTGGCATCACCGTCTTGAAGCCCCTCAAGGGCTTGGGATCCCTCTCCAAAGAATGTCTGGCGAGCTTCCTGGCCCAGACTTACCAGCCCTTTCAGGTGCTCTTCGGGGTGCGGGAGGCTGACGACCCGGTGGTGGCGCTCCTGGTGGAATTGCAGCAGGCTTATCCCCGGTGCGATCTAGAGATTGTCGTCTGCCCGGAGGATCTGGGACTCAATCCGAAAATCAGCACCTTGCAGCAGCTTCTGCCCCGGGCGCGGTATGATCTCTTGGTGGTTGCCGACGGGGACGTGAAGGTGGACCCCGATTACCTGGCCCAGGTGGCCGCAGCCTTCCGGGAGCCGGGGCTGGGCCTGGTGAGCTGCCCATACCGGGCCGGCCGGCCCCAAACCCTGGGCGCCGCCCTTGAAGCCATGACCATCGCCGCGGATTTTATCCCTTCGGTGGCCGCGGCCACGTCGGTCGAGGAGATACGGTTTGCGCTGGGGGCCACTATGGCCCTGACCCGGCAGGCCCTTACCGCCAGCGGCGGTTTCGCCCCCCTGGCTGATTTTTTAGCGGATGATTATCAATTGGGCTACAGGGTTGCCCAGACGGGGCTTCAGGTCTTGATTCTGCCCTACGTGGTGGAGACCAATAACCCCGAGATGAGTTTGGCGGCCTACCTGGCCCACCAGCTCCGTTGGGCCCGCACCTACCGGGTCTGCCGCCCCGGCGGCTACCTGGCCTACGGCATTACCCACGCCCTGGTATACAGCCTCGCGGTTCTGGTGGCCGCAGGGCTGGCTCCGTGGGCCTGGGGCTTGGTGGCGGCCACTCTTATGCTGCGCGGGGTGGTGGCCGGGTTTTCCGAGCGCCTCTGTCTGAAGGGGGACCTGCCCTGGTGGGCCTTGGGCCTTTTGCCCCTGAAAGACTTGTTATCCTTCGGCCTGTGGCTGGCGAGTTTCCTGGGCAGCCGGGTCTCTTGGGGTGAACGAAATTTTCGCGTGACCCCTGAGGGCAAGCTGGAGCTTTGGTAA
- a CDS encoding thioredoxin fold domain-containing protein, giving the protein MGEINWRDSWDSAQEEAQKANRRIVLELYMDGCSHCTRLHTETHADAGVVESLNSKYVPVRLEGRSHMDVVKKFNVTGAPTTLVFSPDGKELHRFAGFVPPADYLKELEKTG; this is encoded by the coding sequence ATGGGAGAAATCAACTGGCGGGATAGCTGGGATTCGGCCCAGGAAGAGGCCCAGAAAGCGAACCGGCGCATCGTGCTGGAACTGTATATGGACGGCTGCTCTCACTGCACCCGGCTACACACCGAGACTCACGCCGACGCGGGGGTGGTGGAGAGCTTGAATTCCAAGTATGTCCCGGTACGCCTGGAGGGACGCAGTCATATGGATGTTGTGAAAAAATTCAACGTCACCGGCGCGCCCACCACTTTGGTCTTTTCGCCGGATGGCAAAGAGCTGCACCGGTTTGCGGGTTTTGTCCCCCCGGCTGATTACTTGAAGGAACTAGAGAAAACCGGTTGA
- a CDS encoding serine hydrolase encodes MNFRVKFSVTVWVILAVLVMAAGLAAGEDEGFSVSARSFVIMDAKTGKILLSLNPQLFLPPASTLKVMTALGVVEHLKMDDKVNVSAYAAAAPASKINIKPGETYTVEELLYALLLNSANDAARALAEKVCGSEPAFVHQLTQEVRQWGAYRTACATANGLPADNQYSTAEDLANLFRRAMSNPELAKIMSTKYHTIQGDRELRNHNRFLFTTPLAVAGKTGYTRAAKHTYVGLFKNGDKEIIVAMMGSTKKWADLRPLIEKGFELEGAPIAKLPPAEEKLWFAKGNGKATRVSRSRKRGYKVVAGSAGSVPTKKKSAKRRMKNGD; translated from the coding sequence ATGAATTTTCGCGTCAAATTCAGCGTTACAGTTTGGGTGATTCTGGCAGTTTTGGTAATGGCAGCAGGATTGGCAGCGGGTGAGGATGAAGGCTTTAGCGTGTCCGCCCGCTCCTTTGTCATTATGGACGCCAAAACCGGCAAGATCTTATTGTCTCTCAACCCCCAGCTCTTTTTGCCGCCGGCCAGTACCCTCAAAGTTATGACTGCTTTGGGGGTAGTAGAGCACCTGAAGATGGACGACAAGGTGAACGTCAGCGCCTACGCCGCGGCAGCCCCAGCCTCCAAGATCAACATTAAGCCGGGGGAGACCTACACGGTGGAGGAGTTGCTTTACGCCCTCTTGCTGAACTCGGCCAACGACGCGGCCCGGGCCCTGGCAGAAAAGGTTTGCGGCAGTGAGCCAGCCTTTGTCCATCAACTCACCCAAGAAGTGCGCCAGTGGGGGGCCTACCGCACCGCGTGCGCCACCGCCAACGGCCTCCCCGCGGACAATCAGTACTCCACCGCCGAGGACCTGGCCAACTTGTTTCGCCGGGCCATGAGTAATCCGGAACTCGCTAAGATCATGTCCACCAAGTACCACACCATTCAGGGAGACCGGGAATTACGGAACCATAACCGCTTCCTGTTTACCACGCCCCTGGCGGTGGCGGGTAAAACCGGGTATACCCGGGCGGCCAAGCACACTTATGTGGGTCTGTTTAAGAACGGCGATAAGGAAATTATCGTCGCCATGATGGGGAGCACGAAGAAGTGGGCCGATCTGCGGCCGTTGATCGAAAAGGGCTTCGAACTCGAAGGGGCCCCCATCGCCAAGCTGCCGCCCGCGGAAGAGAAGCTCTGGTTTGCCAAGGGTAACGGCAAAGCCACCCGGGTCTCCCGGAGCCGGAAGCGGGGGTACAAAGTGGTGGCAGGTTCTGCGGGATCGGTGCCAACTAAGAAAAAATCCGCCAAGAGAAGGATGAAGAACGGGGACTAA
- a CDS encoding radical SAM protein has product MATLRLRARDTVLCISPSWRLRNDKGRVIAHKYSTDETGWHVLTPETGIALAFFDGASTLNSIAQQLQEAADISELAARRILTRTVAAFIKGSDPVLCEARNLVAGSWPVYRPEDMIVPPSLFEPDKRLDAPLSLVLMPFNQCRTDCLYCYAERKPIPRRNLLSSERWAEILSEGAAAGTNIAVFSGGDPMLYPDILELLDVLIHFDYAFLVSTKSPVDASFAKALAAAGIGDRFFQISLDAWNSDLADFMAGQRGYHRTAVRSVENLVAAGIRVRLNAVCTPHNYKDIPSLFEEARHLGVAKATAAGYGRSMYRHDDGKFLTPGQMDWLRNEIRQIDDRQEDFEARFNGSVIDYNLETTEEKWGRWSNRSSCSGGRSSLTICADGRVLLCEQMPQQDQYTVGNLREQGLLEVWNSPRLRELAFPGREHFQSTACEGCPEFDACHGGLGYCFRDALSAYGSVYQPPPNCPKAPPSPRFA; this is encoded by the coding sequence ATGGCGACACTTCGTCTGCGGGCCCGGGACACTGTGCTGTGCATCTCGCCGTCCTGGAGGCTTCGAAACGACAAAGGCAGAGTGATTGCCCACAAGTATTCGACCGACGAGACGGGGTGGCACGTCCTTACCCCGGAGACGGGGATAGCGCTGGCGTTCTTCGACGGCGCCTCGACGCTCAATAGCATCGCCCAGCAGTTGCAAGAGGCCGCAGACATCTCCGAGTTGGCAGCTCGTCGAATCCTCACGCGTACCGTCGCCGCTTTCATCAAGGGCAGCGACCCGGTGCTCTGCGAGGCTCGCAATCTCGTCGCTGGCAGCTGGCCGGTCTACCGGCCCGAGGATATGATCGTGCCACCGTCTCTATTCGAGCCGGATAAGCGCCTCGACGCGCCGCTGTCATTGGTCCTTATGCCGTTTAACCAATGCCGCACCGATTGCCTATACTGCTACGCAGAACGGAAGCCCATCCCGCGTCGCAACTTGTTAAGCAGCGAGCGCTGGGCTGAGATCCTCAGCGAGGGCGCTGCCGCCGGAACAAACATCGCCGTCTTCTCCGGCGGCGATCCGATGCTATACCCCGATATCCTCGAACTGCTCGACGTTCTGATCCACTTCGACTACGCTTTTCTCGTTTCGACGAAATCGCCGGTTGACGCGTCGTTCGCCAAAGCCCTCGCCGCAGCCGGAATAGGCGACCGCTTCTTCCAGATCAGTCTCGACGCCTGGAATTCCGATCTCGCCGATTTCATGGCGGGGCAGCGGGGCTATCATCGGACGGCTGTCCGGAGCGTCGAGAATCTCGTGGCAGCCGGCATCCGGGTGCGCTTAAATGCGGTTTGCACGCCCCACAACTACAAGGACATCCCGTCTCTTTTCGAGGAGGCTCGTCACCTTGGGGTCGCTAAGGCCACTGCGGCAGGCTACGGACGGTCTATGTACCGCCATGACGATGGCAAATTCCTGACTCCTGGGCAGATGGACTGGCTGCGAAACGAGATCAGGCAGATCGATGACCGGCAAGAGGACTTCGAGGCTAGATTCAATGGCTCAGTGATCGACTACAACTTGGAGACAACCGAGGAGAAATGGGGGCGATGGTCAAATCGCTCAAGTTGCAGCGGCGGCCGCTCGTCCCTGACCATCTGCGCCGATGGACGCGTCCTTTTATGCGAGCAAATGCCTCAGCAAGACCAATATACCGTCGGCAATCTGCGCGAGCAAGGCCTGCTCGAGGTATGGAATTCACCTCGGCTCCGCGAGCTTGCCTTTCCAGGCAGGGAGCACTTTCAAAGTACGGCATGCGAGGGCTGCCCTGAGTTCGATGCTTGCCATGGCGGGCTCGGTTACTGTTTTCGAGATGCTCTCAGCGCCTATGGTTCTGTCTACCAACCCCCTCCGAACTGCCCAAAAGCTCCTCCTTCACCCCGGTTTGCATGA
- a CDS encoding DUF1254 domain-containing protein, whose amino-acid sequence MQVRPLVLTLLGLVPAIMLVTLPGLAQQAASPSAPASKQEDRMLAPGEVTALKEWTYSLAVQAATWGGPLVTMYSLRYNDAVGAKAKARPNQIWRMENISTPELSKEAGYVTPNVNTVYGFGFMDLSREPIILSVPDSQGLYYMVEIVDMWTNAFATIGGKATGYKGGKFALVGPGWQGKLPKGLKRIDCPTPWILLQPRVHLYVKGKVDLARARQVLDEIKPLGLAEFKGKKAPAAPKYDYPAPDYANPDLPVSALEFKDPLQFWELFSQALNENPPPQDQITALLPMFKPLGLELGKPWDRTKLPAVVVEAMQEGAKNIGPMLASQPIGTFYQGAFIPPPTIGNSGTDYRTRAIVARVGLTANTPDEAIYWMYPLDSERNYLTGAKQYAMTFKEGLPYIPPGFWSLTIYDAKNNYTILNPLNRYMLGSDTPGMKKNPDGSFTIYIQKDNPGPDKEANWLPAGDGPFYLIVRSYAPTQQALDILTNVKAWPVPAVVPVK is encoded by the coding sequence ATGCAGGTAAGACCATTGGTCCTCACGCTTTTGGGACTTGTCCCGGCCATTATGCTGGTGACGCTGCCGGGCCTGGCCCAGCAAGCTGCGTCCCCCAGCGCTCCCGCTTCGAAGCAAGAGGACCGAATGCTGGCCCCGGGCGAGGTGACAGCCTTGAAGGAATGGACCTACTCTCTGGCCGTCCAGGCCGCTACCTGGGGTGGGCCGCTCGTCACTATGTACAGCCTGCGTTACAACGATGCCGTGGGGGCGAAGGCCAAAGCGCGGCCGAACCAAATCTGGCGCATGGAGAATATTTCCACCCCGGAGTTGTCCAAGGAAGCGGGCTATGTCACCCCAAACGTCAATACGGTCTACGGCTTTGGTTTTATGGACCTGAGCCGGGAACCCATCATCCTGAGTGTGCCTGACTCCCAAGGCCTCTATTATATGGTCGAAATCGTGGATATGTGGACCAACGCCTTCGCCACCATCGGCGGGAAGGCCACCGGCTATAAGGGCGGCAAGTTTGCCCTGGTGGGTCCGGGTTGGCAGGGCAAACTGCCCAAGGGCCTTAAACGCATCGATTGCCCGACACCCTGGATTTTGCTGCAACCCCGGGTGCATCTCTACGTGAAGGGTAAGGTGGATTTGGCCAGGGCCAGGCAGGTGCTCGATGAAATCAAGCCGCTGGGCCTGGCGGAATTTAAGGGCAAAAAGGCCCCAGCCGCGCCCAAGTACGACTATCCGGCGCCGGATTATGCGAATCCGGATCTGCCTGTGAGTGCTCTGGAATTTAAAGATCCGCTGCAGTTCTGGGAATTATTCTCGCAAGCCTTGAACGAAAACCCGCCGCCGCAAGATCAGATAACCGCGCTGCTGCCGATGTTTAAGCCCCTGGGTCTCGAACTCGGCAAGCCCTGGGATCGCACCAAGCTGCCCGCCGTGGTAGTCGAAGCGATGCAAGAAGGGGCTAAAAATATTGGGCCGATGTTGGCCAGTCAGCCCATCGGCACCTTTTATCAAGGGGCCTTCATCCCCCCGCCGACCATCGGCAATTCTGGCACGGACTATCGGACCCGGGCCATTGTGGCCCGCGTCGGCCTGACCGCCAACACGCCCGATGAAGCGATCTACTGGATGTATCCCCTGGACAGTGAAAGAAATTACCTGACCGGCGCCAAGCAATACGCCATGACCTTTAAGGAGGGACTGCCCTACATCCCGCCCGGCTTCTGGTCGCTGACGATCTATGATGCCAAGAACAATTACACCATCTTAAACCCCCTCAACCGTTATATGTTGGGGAGCGATACCCCGGGGATGAAGAAAAACCCGGACGGTTCCTTTACCATTTACATCCAGAAGGATAACCCCGGCCCTGACAAAGAAGCCAACTGGCTGCCTGCGGGCGACGGACCATTCTACTTGATTGTGCGCTCCTATGCACCCACGCAGCAGGCGCTGGATATCCTGACCAACGTCAAGGCCTGGCCGGTACCGGCAGTGGTTCCGGTAAAATAA
- the lpxI gene encoding UDP-2,3-diacylglucosamine diphosphatase LpxI (LpxI, functionally equivalent to LpxH, replaces it in LPS biosynthesis in a minority of bacteria.) — MSENIGLIAGKGQFPLLFAQAARQQGVQVIVVAHRGETDPALESLVHEFHWIYVGQLGKIIRIFKAAGVRQAVMAGGISRGRLFKEFRPDWRALSVVRRAGAGQDDRLLRAVAAELESEGITIAPSTLFLDDLMATAGKLSRHAPNQAELEDISLGLRAAKELGRLDIGQCVVVRRQMVVALETIEGTDETIRRGGVLAGPGAVVVKVSKPGQDLRFDVPAVGLDTINTMREVKAAVLAIEAGKTLMFNRDEMQEIANRAKIAIWGLDE, encoded by the coding sequence ATGTCCGAGAACATCGGCTTAATCGCGGGTAAGGGCCAGTTCCCCCTCCTGTTTGCTCAGGCCGCCAGGCAGCAGGGCGTCCAAGTCATCGTTGTGGCCCACCGGGGTGAGACCGACCCGGCCCTGGAATCCCTGGTTCACGAGTTCCATTGGATTTACGTGGGCCAATTGGGCAAAATCATCCGCATCTTCAAGGCAGCCGGAGTCCGGCAGGCGGTCATGGCCGGCGGCATTAGCCGGGGGCGCCTCTTCAAAGAATTCCGTCCGGATTGGCGGGCCTTGAGCGTCGTCCGCCGGGCCGGCGCTGGTCAAGATGACCGCCTGCTGCGGGCCGTGGCTGCTGAGCTGGAGTCCGAAGGCATCACCATCGCCCCCTCCACCCTCTTCCTGGATGACCTCATGGCCACCGCTGGCAAGCTCTCCCGCCACGCTCCCAACCAAGCAGAGCTGGAGGACATCAGTTTGGGATTGCGGGCGGCCAAGGAGCTGGGCCGCCTGGACATCGGCCAGTGCGTAGTGGTGCGGCGTCAGATGGTGGTGGCCCTGGAGACCATCGAGGGCACTGACGAAACCATCCGCCGGGGTGGGGTTCTGGCCGGCCCCGGCGCTGTGGTGGTCAAGGTGAGCAAGCCCGGCCAGGACTTGCGGTTTGACGTGCCCGCGGTGGGCCTGGACACCATAAACACCATGCGGGAGGTCAAGGCCGCGGTGCTGGCCATCGAAGCCGGCAAGACCCTGATGTTCAACCGCGACGAGATGCAGGAGATTGCCAACCGGGCCAAGATAGCGATCTGGGGCCTTGATGAGTAG
- the lpxA gene encoding acyl-ACP--UDP-N-acetylglucosamine O-acyltransferase, translating into MAEIHPTALIDQTVELAEGVTVGPYSIIQGRVKIGHDTHIGPHVVIRDFTTIGAKCEIFQFAVIGEIPQDLKFQGEETHLLIGDGNTIREFATLHRGTTDGGGITRVGHGNLFMAYTHVAHDCQVGNGVIMSNAATLGGHIIVEDYAILGGLSAVHQFCHIGRHAFVGGCSAVHRDVPPYAMAVGNRAKLVGLNLVGLKRHGFTDSLLQPLKRAYELLFLSDLNQKEAINRIKKELPQTPEIQHLLVFLESSDRGLLPADVREHRLNRG; encoded by the coding sequence ATGGCCGAAATCCACCCCACTGCCCTGATAGACCAGACCGTGGAGCTGGCTGAGGGGGTCACCGTTGGACCCTATAGTATCATCCAAGGCCGGGTAAAAATCGGCCACGACACCCACATCGGCCCCCACGTGGTGATTCGGGACTTCACTACCATCGGAGCTAAGTGCGAGATCTTCCAATTTGCAGTTATCGGCGAAATTCCCCAGGATTTGAAATTTCAGGGGGAGGAAACGCACCTGCTCATCGGCGACGGCAACACCATCCGGGAGTTTGCGACGCTGCACCGGGGTACAACCGACGGTGGCGGAATCACCCGCGTCGGCCACGGCAATCTGTTTATGGCCTACACCCACGTGGCCCACGACTGCCAGGTGGGCAATGGCGTGATCATGTCAAACGCCGCCACTCTGGGGGGACATATTATCGTCGAGGACTACGCCATCCTTGGGGGGCTTTCGGCTGTGCACCAGTTTTGCCATATCGGCCGCCACGCCTTTGTAGGCGGGTGTTCCGCTGTACATCGGGACGTCCCGCCATATGCCATGGCAGTGGGCAACCGGGCCAAACTGGTAGGTCTCAACCTGGTGGGCTTAAAGCGGCACGGTTTTACGGATAGCTTACTCCAGCCCTTGAAGCGGGCCTACGAACTCCTGTTCCTGTCTGATTTGAATCAGAAAGAAGCCATCAACAGAATCAAAAAAGAATTGCCCCAAACTCCGGAAATCCAGCACCTCCTGGTTTTTTTGGAGTCTTCGGATCGGGGCCTGCTCCCGGCGGATGTCCGAGAACATCGGCTTAATCGCGGGTAA